The proteins below come from a single Gimesia alba genomic window:
- a CDS encoding NHL repeat-containing protein, protein MSDHWLHRRDFLYQTMFTGACALGAGQLMASEEKLPVLGQGKFRYRPVAGWGVLDEKTPVKNCSAMVVDSKGRIFLLTDETTNNVIIYNKEGQLLKKWGTRFPGAHGLEIVNEGHREVLFITDLNLNRVFKTTLDGEILMELTYPESTGKYASEKEYRPAWTLHLPNGDFFVLDGYGKDYIMRYNREGKLLHYFGGPEGGIAHWGPHGGIIDTRGPGEPELVIAMSDQQTIKRLTLDGKLIQEISLPGSNPRMIQIVGEYMFVPHLADNWPKDRQSKGYISVLDRDYRIVSNIGGTAPQYVDGKLQPMHQQGGFFRHPHDLVVAADGAIYVPQFASGNTYPVKLVPVSST, encoded by the coding sequence ATGTCCGACCACTGGCTGCATCGACGCGATTTTTTATATCAGACCATGTTCACGGGAGCCTGCGCTCTGGGAGCCGGTCAACTGATGGCGAGTGAAGAGAAGCTGCCTGTTTTAGGTCAGGGGAAGTTTCGGTATCGGCCCGTTGCCGGCTGGGGTGTGCTCGATGAAAAAACGCCGGTGAAGAACTGCAGTGCGATGGTCGTTGATTCGAAAGGGCGCATCTTTCTGCTGACGGATGAGACGACGAACAATGTCATCATCTACAACAAAGAGGGGCAACTGCTGAAGAAGTGGGGCACGCGTTTTCCCGGCGCGCATGGTCTGGAGATTGTGAACGAAGGCCATCGGGAGGTGTTGTTTATTACCGATCTCAATTTGAATCGGGTCTTCAAAACGACGCTGGACGGCGAAATTCTGATGGAGTTGACTTATCCCGAATCGACGGGCAAGTACGCCAGCGAGAAAGAGTATCGTCCCGCCTGGACACTGCACCTGCCCAACGGCGATTTCTTTGTGCTGGACGGCTACGGCAAAGATTACATCATGCGCTATAACAGGGAAGGCAAGCTGCTGCACTACTTCGGCGGCCCGGAAGGGGGCATCGCACACTGGGGGCCGCATGGAGGAATCATTGATACACGCGGTCCCGGCGAACCCGAACTGGTCATCGCGATGAGCGACCAGCAGACGATCAAACGCCTGACTTTGGACGGCAAACTGATTCAGGAAATTTCGCTGCCTGGCTCAAATCCACGCATGATTCAGATTGTCGGCGAGTATATGTTCGTGCCGCATCTGGCGGATAACTGGCCCAAAGACCGACAGAGTAAAGGCTATATCTCGGTCCTCGATCGCGATTACCGAATCGTCTCGAACATTGGCGGCACCGCGCCTCAATATGTCGACGGAAAGCTGCAACCGATGCACCAGCAGGGGGGCTTCTTCCGCCATCCGCACGATCTGGTCGTGGCTGCCGACGGCGCGATTTATGTGCCGCAGTTTGCTTCGGGAAATACGTACCCGGTCAAGCTGGTTCCCGTGTCTTCCACCTGA
- a CDS encoding HEAT repeat domain-containing protein, whose protein sequence is MVPPEKMNEGEIDWTEIARTLGALDDDGREHGSSIDAREAVAMIIGPTHLRAAVDHYVTQKKGAELVRHVLWLLRPWSAMERCYEIYQNEEDPDVRREAIELLRVVADRRVLPWIRGFLEDPDEGVQSWAAGIVDQLLWSSLVDPEDCDELLHLMANHSNRLVLDRYSFIMEFLNERNTSA, encoded by the coding sequence ATGGTACCGCCAGAGAAAATGAACGAGGGAGAAATCGATTGGACGGAGATTGCCCGAACTCTTGGAGCACTGGATGACGACGGACGCGAACACGGTAGTAGTATTGATGCACGTGAAGCCGTTGCGATGATTATAGGACCAACGCATTTGCGTGCTGCCGTTGACCATTACGTTACTCAAAAGAAAGGGGCCGAACTGGTTCGCCATGTTCTCTGGCTGCTCCGTCCGTGGTCTGCGATGGAGCGGTGCTATGAGATCTACCAGAACGAAGAAGATCCTGACGTGCGACGCGAGGCAATCGAACTTCTGCGAGTTGTAGCTGACAGAAGGGTCTTGCCATGGATCAGAGGTTTCTTAGAAGATCCTGATGAAGGAGTACAAAGCTGGGCTGCGGGTATTGTAGATCAACTCTTATGGTCAAGTCTGGTTGATCCGGAAGATTGCGATGAACTTCTTCATCTCATGGCGAATCATTCAAATAGACTGGTCCTCGACAGGTATTCGTTTATTATGGAATTTTTAAATGAGCGAAATACTTCAGCATAA